The following proteins come from a genomic window of Aquimarina sp. MAR_2010_214:
- a CDS encoding alkylphosphonate utilization protein, which translates to MSLERELHKRSGSVCELSGETENLKVYEVPKSPGTDLDSHILISQVCLEQIEDPEKVDVNHWRCLNDSMWSEVPAVQVMAWRMLHRLKSAGWSQDLLDMLYLDEDMAAWANATGDGDDKENTIKHLDANGALLQAGDSVVLIKDLDVKGANFTAKRGTHVRNISLVHDNAEQIEGRANGQHIVILTKFVKKA; encoded by the coding sequence ATGAGTCTAGAAAGAGAATTACATAAGCGTAGCGGATCTGTATGCGAATTATCAGGAGAAACTGAAAATTTAAAAGTCTATGAAGTTCCTAAGTCTCCAGGAACAGATCTGGATTCTCACATTCTTATCTCTCAAGTATGTTTAGAACAAATAGAAGACCCTGAAAAAGTAGATGTAAATCACTGGCGTTGTCTTAATGATAGTATGTGGAGTGAAGTTCCTGCTGTACAAGTTATGGCATGGAGAATGTTACATAGATTAAAATCTGCAGGTTGGTCGCAAGATTTATTAGATATGCTTTATCTCGATGAAGATATGGCAGCATGGGCAAATGCTACTGGAGATGGTGATGATAAAGAAAATACCATTAAACATTTAGATGCTAATGGTGCACTATTGCAAGCTGGAGACTCTGTTGTTTTAATTAAAGATCTGGATGTAAAAGGAGCAAATTTTACCGCTAAAAGAGGTACTCATGTTAGAAACATCTCATTGGTTCATGATAATGCAGAACAAATTGAAGGTCGTGCAAATGGGCAACATATTGTTATCCTAACAAAGTTTGTAAAGAAAGCCTAA